The Parambassis ranga chromosome 4, fParRan2.1, whole genome shotgun sequence genome includes the window TTAATCCAACATCCTCAGTCTATGTGCTGCCACACGGATCACAAACTGCTCTTACCCGCCCTGCAATCTGCTTGGTAAATGATTCCACCAGGTTTCCGATGCCGTGCTCAGTCACTACCGAGGTGTTGAAGACAAACTCTTTGTAGCTGTAATCTTTCTCCTCAATGTGGAAGCTGTCGGGCATCAGTGGGTGCCAGTGGTACAGGGTGTTGAACTCAGATGCGATGCGGTTCTGGTACTGGAAACgctggttaaacagcagctcgGGGTCAAACTTGAGCTTGAAGTGGTACCCACTCAGGTGCTGCACGTAGTCCTCAATCACAATCTTGATGGTTTCACCTGCATTGATGACACCATAAAAGGTTAAAGCTTCATTCCAACGAAAAATAAAAACTCTATTTGCATGAGTGCAGTGTTGGGAAAAAcatttcctctttaaagatcaTATCTTTCAGGAAATGCAATTTAATAAATGTTCCCTTGTGTGAAGTAGGGTTTATATTTGGTCATAACAAAATAAAGAGTATAACTTCCTCTATTCAAAAGTCCCTTGCTAACTTCATCTATTATTATTCTTCCCAGTTCTTTAAAAATTTTCCTCACCAATCAGGATGAGCCGTGTGGTCTGGAAGAGCCTTTCGTCATCCCAGTAGGGGTGGACTTCCTTCAGAACATCACACACTCGGTTGTGTTCGCGTAGCCAGATGGTGGCGTACATCATCAGACCAGGGACCAGGCCGAACGCCTCGTGGCCGACGGCAAAGCGGTAGGATTCAGGCACATGAGGAGGGTAGTGCATGTCGACACCGACTTCCTTTACTGTCGGGGGGTACATCTCTCCATCCACAGTCTGCAGAGTTACACAAGAACAGGCAGGAAGTGAGGCACATTTGTGGTCTGAAGCATTTCACTGCCTGAACTGTggctgtgttttcttcttcttcttttacctGATATTTAAGCTTGCCATCCTTGAAGAGTCGGAGCTTGTGTTGTCTCTCCAGGGTGTCACCATAAATGTGACTAAGGTCCACCTAAATGCATGAAACAGATCATTAGTATATGCTCCATATTTAGACAATGATTCTTTTTCTTTGGTCCTGCTGCACTCACCCCGTGACCTTTAGCCTGGGTGAAAGCAGGTCCTTTCTTCATGTCTGACTTGAAGAACTGGTGGGTGAAGTGCTGAGCGAAGAACGCGAACATCAGGCTGGTTCCCTGTGGGTCTGGTATAAACTGTCTCCTCATCAACAGCTTTTCAGCCAAGAGCTTAACATCGGGGAGCTCCTTTTTACCTGTAAACATTCAGCTCTTTAATCGTCGGAACATTAAAGCTGGAAAAATGTGCAGCTCTGACCTCAATCTAAGGTTAGATACTCTGATGTAATGGGACCAAGGAGCTCTTGCTCAGTATTTAAGAATCTGAGAAAACCGGTTTttgagaggcagagacagagagagtgtgtgtatccTCACCTACTGCTCCCATAGGGGTTGGGCAATCCTCGGGCACAGGGGGGAGGGTGCGTGTGTAGTAAGAAAGGTTGGAGTAGGCTTCCCAGCTCTTGTAACCATAATCGGCATTATAAGTTGGAGGACTATCAATCAAGTGGGATCGGGCTAAAGATAGAGAAAAACACCACCATCACATTAGTCCTCTATTTAGTATCAACACTGCAACTACTTCTCTACAAATTGTTTAAGATGCCAATTCATCTTTCTGCTTTGCCCCCCAGCTACTTACATGTCAGCACATAGCTCATGATGGCATCCCGGAGAAAAGAGATGTTGTTGATGATATTCCAGAAGCCCTTGAAGTGAGTGAGAATGTAGTGGATCGTGTTAGGTGATGGCTTCAGGGTCACTTTGAGCCAGGTGAGGAATTCCGCTGGAGATtgccaagaaagaaagaaaggtgaATTTACAGAAAAAGCCACGAGTCACAGTGCAAATAACTTTATCAGGCTGTTTATACTTACGAGTGGTGCAGTTTTGTCCATAGAACCCTGTGCGTGTGCAGTCACACTCGTAGTTGTCTGACCCCAGTGCTGTGCAAACACCCCTGTTCTGGCATGGCTCTGAGCAACATGGGTTAGCTGTAAGAGTTAAGATGATTATTACAAATCTGTTTAAGTAAAAAAGTCTAAAATTATCTTTTTAATAAATGTCTGTATATTATTACTAGTGCAGCTATGAGtacaaaagcacacagaaaACGTGTTGtctttaaaagtttaaaaaaaaaaaaacttttcctcAGCTTACCCCCTTCGCAGACAAGAAAGCCCAGAAATGCCAACAGGAACGCTGCAGACGTGAGTGTGTTCATGCTCCAAAGACTTGGTCAggtcctcttttcttttccttctcgctcctctcttctcctttcGCTGTAGCTTCGCTGTGAGGCTGACAGTTTGAATGTGAAGACCTGAGCGTCCCAGCCTTTTATACAAGCAGTGACGTCATATGCGAGACACGCCACATATTTATGAATGACACAGATTCTGAATAGATGCCATATCTATATCAGGAGGAACTACCTGCGGaaaattttatttttcacaacCCCGCATCTTACTTATGCTAATACacttttgttattattgtttttatcacAAGGGCAAGATTAATAACGTATCAATATATCAAtctaatataaataaaatacaatattagatatatctatatatctatattagATAAATAGATTGATACGTTATGTGAATCTTCTACAGAAGTTATTATTAGGCCATTATTAATTTAGATTTTtaatttgatgatgatgataatgatgattataattatatttaaaaattcCTACATtcctttactttacttttcttACATCCCTTTCACAAATAAagctatattataaatatatagtgATTGTGACCgttattgttcttttttcattatatttccacCAGCGAAACACAactacaacacaaaacaaaacgaAACGAAACGAAACGAAACGAAAATATAACCTGAAAAACATCATCCATTAAAGTATTATTAATTAAATACATTATTCGTTCCACTTGACCGTTAGACAATCATTTGTTTTAGAGATGAAATAATGACATCAATAGGACATTAATGACAATAGGACACAAATGGGTCTCAGGTCATGGATCTTTTTGTGTCATCAATCATGTTGGGGTCAGCGGTGGTAGtaattttaatttgtttacaTTATGGTTTGGAGATGAGACCAATGTTTGACTAATGTAATAAAATACCTGCTACGTCATCTCTGTCTCATACTCTGGAAAATCAGAAAAGAAGATGTTTATTCAGTCCGTCAGAGTCGCCATCGTGTGGAGGTTTACGCATCAGGAGTGTGGAGGTGAAGACGAGGAGCTGCAGCTTGACCGCTGAGTCAACCGTCTGACTGTAGTGTGTTTCCGAGACTTTctccttgttttcttttttctccttttttccaaTTAACCCATTACTCACTGTCATATTGAGTCTTGgcgttgtgtttatgtgttaatgCCACGACTGTCGGGACTGCCGGGTGTTCATGCGTACTGAACTGCCGAGAAGCACCTCCCCACCTCCACTCCTGAAGCGCTGGAACCGTATTTTCGATGGACATGATTCACTTTTCTCATTTGGTCAGTTGACTGCGTGCTCCACATCAGGTACGTGGCCGTTTCCTTCCTTTTCTCTggatgcagtgttgtgttttggACTTTTACGCGGAGCTTAGTGCCAAAAACTCACATTTGAATGCTCACATTTTACGCAACTCACAGGACGAGGAAACAGAAACGCActccactaacacacacacacacacacacacacacacacacacacacacacacacacacacacacacacacacacacacaaatccaagtTCTCCAGTTTGAGAATGTTAATATTGTACAGATAGGACCTAGCTGCTTAGATGTTTTTTAGAAACACTTCCTTAGAAGTGTATTTTAAAACCTATTTTGGTTTATGTTGCATCGTGTTTTCCGTGCATTCAGTCCTATATGATCTGAAGCAATAACACTGCATGTTGCATATTTAAAGCATCATCAGGTCTGGTCTGATCTGACCTCGGTCCACCTATAAATAATCAGGTACAGCCTCTTAATCGTGCGTGTTATTGTGTGAAGTGAGTGCAGCAAGACACTTACCTGTGCACCTCTAGAAGCTACAGTTACTGCAGCTCTTTTGCATTGTggctgtttacagtgtgtgtgtctgtttcacaTTCTGTCCTCATATGAAAATTTGAGTGTCTGGTCTgtgctggcacacacacacagaggggagacTCAGGCTGTGGCCTGCATGCACTCTTTGTACTGCATTGCTGCAGAACAAGAGCAGAGAGAACTGGCACTTTGAAAAGTTGGACCACTGATACAAAGTACGTGACCActgctgtgaacacacagacgCTCTACGTGCTCTCAGCCCACTCAGAAATGATACGCTTTGGTGAACAGCTGAGAAAAGGCTCAATGACCTTGATGTGCTATcaccagacacacactcccATATGCACACATCCCATATGCAAATGTTTTGTTCAACTATTATAATTAGAATGATGCTAAAAATATTCACCTCACTGCTCCTTCTGCAAAGGCTGTGCAGTGTGTTGCATATATTTATGACATTGGTGGCATTTCTCTTTACATATTTCTTTCTAAATCTCTTTACATATGCatctggtgcacacacacatacagaactTTTTCTGTATTGGACTGTACTCTTATCATGACTTGGCTAGTCACACTTCCCCTTGCTGCTGCCAAGATGCAAAAAGTTTCCCTGATATAAGCACCATGCACTCGTTTTTCTTTAATAGGTGTCTTTTCAAGAAGTAGCCCATGTCGGGTTGTTGAGGCTTTGGCAGCTCTTAGTGCGGGTGCTAGCCTGGGCTGTTGATTGAACTGCAAAGTGTGAAACCCCTTCTGAGTATGAGTAAGATGTTATTTTAAGTAATACTTGTCATTACATTGATACTCATCTTCTTTGTTTCATCTTTCAGCTTCTAAACGCTTCACTGAGATGTTCTCCTGAGTTCACATCTTGACAAAGGGTTTCCTGAGAATCACTCACCTGACGACACAATGGCTTCCAATATTATTGTGAGTATTGGCACAGTTATTATGTCTTTGTGGGGCTAAAATGAAAGAGATAGATATTTGAAATTCATAACTCAGATGTTTTCACAGAAGCCAACTGGTTTATCAGCATGTTAATAATAGCACAGCGGACTAAATAAGTTGTTTTGGACGTCAGTGGGGAGACACAAGCACGATGTGCAGCAGGGCGACGCTGAACGAGGACTACAGACTCAGTTTATGTGGCGTCTGCTCTGCCTTGGTGCACCGACTGAATCACTCAAGTCACCTCAATACAGAAATCTGTTGCTAGCGATCACACCAACTTCTCTTCTTCATTTAATATGTGTAAAGAGAAATGAAGGTAAATGAAGGCAGAAAGATCATTGTTTACAGATTGATGAGCTCCAACGATAACTAGATTTGGACTTCAGATCAGTTAACAGTTACATAAACGTTTAATGTTTGGTGAAAAACATGGTGGCTGGGGTactgtcagcatgttgtttgCACTGACCGCAGTATGATTCATACATTCATCAAGGTTGATCTGATAAAACATGCTGTTGTTACATTATGAAAGTGATCAGTAACAACAtcagtaagagctctcactcctttgaTCATTCAcactactacatacacacacaaacacgcaatgACGCACAAGATCAGGAGAGCGTGGGACACTTGTGAGGAAAGACGATAGactaacattaaaacattttctcaaTGGCACCCAATCGACTCTCACCCTTTTAATGTTGTTAAATTCAGAAACAAAAATTATAATAAAGGTTAGTGACAGAGTTTAATATAATCATATCTGTAAGgactcattcatccaggtcagatTATGTCCAAGAGCTACAAGCACCTGGACTTGTAGCTTCTTCTCTTGAAGATGCTTCCCACTCCTCCATGTGGCTTCCTCAGTTCTGATATGTATCATACAAACAGTGAGACTTCATATGTATGCATGCAGAGCTGTGTAACTTTCTGCCTTTGggcacaaacttatcaatcactgtgtgaacacagctAAAAAAAGGCTTGAATGAGAGggtttcacagtgtgtgtgtgtgtgtgtgtgtgagtcagtctCAGCCTGCCAAAAACTCCAGATGTTAATCAGCAGATTACTCTGCAGTGCTTACATCATGTTACAGCTCAACCTTTCATGCAGCTATGCACTTATGTAGCTGAATAATTGGTTTTTCTTCATGGTGGGACTGATTTTCCTTCATGAGGCAATTGTGTCTGAACTGAACAGAATGAATGTTGTTTTACAGGTGGAACAACAGATTTCTCACAAATTCACAGTGACGGTGGTTCGAGCTGAGAGTGTCACCAAAGGAGCGCTGGGTGACCTGCGTGAGTTTTTGTTTGTCCCCTAATCATGTGATTCTGACAGTGTTTGTAGGTATAAATCCAGGGATATGCTGTTgaacatttatgtgtgtgtgtgggtttagtCGACACTCCAGATCCGTATGTGGAGCTGTTTATCCCGACAGCTCCGGAGAGCAGAAAGAGGACCAAACACATAGACAACAACATCAACCCCAAATGGAACGAGACCTTTCATTTCATCTTAGACCCCAACCAGCAGAACGTACTGGAGGTCAGAACTGCTTTATGTTGTCTAGTATACAGTCCAGAACAGGATGGCAAGCAATGATGTAGCATGACGTACACCCACATAAACACAGCTCGCCATTTTTAGCCTAAGAATCAGTAGTATTACTAGAGCATCAGAATGACTGTTTAGGGTTATCTAAGGAAAAATAAGTTGTTATGTTGTTTATTCCAATCAGCTGACATTAATGGATGCCAATTACGTGATGGATGAGACACTTGGCACAGCGTCCTTTGACATCTCCAAACTGAGAGTGGGCCAGACAAAGATGGAGGCTTTCCTCATCGGCAAAGTAAGTCAGAAACAGAGGCAACTGTTGTAAAAGCTTACAGGATCTTTACATACTACTTAAAACCACCACATTGCTATCAAATAAGTTACATATGTGACAATGAGATACAAAGAAATGTCTACATTCAGCTCATCAGAGTGacatatatgtgttttttttccacaggcaACCAAAGTGTTCTTAGAAATGTTACTGGAGATCTGGTATGTAAAACCTCCCACATCTAGTGTGGCTGCCACAATAGTTGTTATCATTGAATTGTATATAAATAGCACACTGACTGTGGCACAGTTTGCATCGTTTTTAAAGGTCAGACTGACTCAGGGACAAGGACAAGTAGACAAATCGGGCGTTTTGCACCCACAGCTGTTGGGCTTTAATACAATGAAATCAATACAACACCACCATATATTAAGGCCTGAAAAGGTTCGATAGCATTACATGTTGGGTTCCCTACCAAAGAAGTAACATTTAACATGACCTGGCATGCTACTCCCACAGAGAAAGCTGATATGAGACTAGGTTGATTCCAccccattgtgtgtgtgaaaaggaaGAACCGGTTAAGTCTGCCTACAGATCTGTCACAGGTTCCATATTACTAAGAAATGCCCCCCAGGATGGTCCATGACCTAAAATTAGAACAGCATGACTCAGCAACAGCAGGGTGAATGCATGTAAGCTAATGTACAGATAAAACAAGAACTCCCTTAACAATGTTACCCAAGTGTGAGTGGGAGTGTTTGGAAATGCCACACATATTTGTAGGATTATGAAAATACGTAGGTGAGAGGCGGCTGTTCACATCCGACCACCTCAGAGCAGTTCTTATCTGACCTGAAGTTTCAGCATCATGCTGAGATATCGTgtcgtctgtctgtctcttagcacaaatgttaaaaaaatgaaatattgtttGTCTTCGTGCTGTCTCATCATACTTCCTGTCATTTGGATCTGCAGCACAAACCTGGATCTGCGGTTCAGCCTGGCTCTGTGCGACAAAGAGAAGCGCTTCAGACAGGCCCGCAGAGAAAGAGTGATGCTGGGCATCAAGAAGCTGCTGGACATGGAGAAGCCCCGTTTCCTCCCGAGTTCTCCAGAAGAGGTTGGCACACAGCGACTGCATAGTGATTGGCTTCATAAATAGTTGGGTGACTACAAAAGAATCAGTGAATATCACTTCTCCATTGGTAACAATAGACTCAAGATGTGCAGCAGAGAACCCCCCCACATGCACAGGAAATGACCTGATTGGGCCATCTCATTTCTGAactgtgtttgaatgtgttgcTGCTGACATTCACAGAAACAATGCAACATCATTTACCAAGTGTTATTTTATCACTTTTCCCACATCATAATGTGAACCCTAGCCTTAGCCTCACACAGCTTCTCTGGGTTTAGCTACCTTCCCAGCAGTTTTGACAAGATGCCCTTGGTGTAATCTCCACTCAGGGCTGCACATGTCTTCAACATGTGTCGGAAGCACCACAGAAATTAGATATCGAGTCACAGCCTTCCACTGTATGCTACAACAAGCCTTAACTCCCTGTCCAGACTGACAACAGAATATTCTAGACTGACCATGAGATAACTGAAGAGACAGCAGAAAGGAAGCAGTGTTGCGCAATGATACTTATGAAATAGTTGAAAATCTCAAGGCACCAGTAAGAAAATGTTTCTAAAGGTGTGACGCAACAAACTCACTGTTTAGAGGGAAGTCAAACTGAACGAATGAGCCACAGATGATGTTGTAGAAATGATTTGATTAGAttcacttttttgtgtgtgtgtctgtgcaggtgcCAGTGATAGCCATAGCAGGTTCAGGAGGGGGTTTCCGTGCAATGGTCGGATTCTCTGGAGTGATGAAGGCCCTGTTTGAGTCTGGTGTCCTAGACTGTGCCACATATATTGCCGGCCTCTCTGGATCCACATGGTCTGTTTTTATTAGTCTGTACTAGTCTGATCTAGAGACacctttttcctctctttatctTCAGGTGTGTTGTCActgctgtgtctctttgtgcTTTTTTCTGTCTGACTGTCCTTCGGTGATGCCCCTCCATGCTCTGGCACACTTTCCTGACTTCTTCTGCTGGTATGAAGCTGTCATCAAGCAAGCACCTCTGGCTTCTTTCAGTCTATCGGCCTTACAAGTACACTACTCCCTGCATAAACAGAGCAGAGTGACGTAGTTTAAGTATAATGTTGATTGTTTCAGGAGCTCCTTTTTCCCCCTAatacttctcctcctccttctggaCTCTGCAGGTACATGTCCACGCTCTACTCCCACCCTGACTTTCCTAATAAAGGCCCAAAGGACATCAATAATGAGCTGATGAAGAGAGTTAGCAGTAACccactgaggctgctgctgccccagcacattACCAACTACATCCAAGCTCTGTGGACCAAAAAGGCCTCCGGGCAGCCTGTTACTTTTACTGATGTCTTCGGTATGCTGATAGGAGAGACGCTTATACCTGCGGTAAGAGCCTCCTTACAGTTACTGAAATCTCCCTATTTCTCaatctcatgtttttttttctcaccagtTGGACGTCTAGTATTTCTTCCCCTTTTCTCTCGCACTGACGTCTTATCCAAAACTTGTTTATTTCATTGCCatgtctgtggtgtttttttctcaaCCAAATCTCTTTTGTTTTACGTTGTTATGTAGTGTACTTTTGACAGAGAGATCCTGCAGTGATGCTTAAACTAACCTTTGAATGTTTACACTGAACCCAAACAGCTGCTGCAATGCCACCCCAGTGTATGAGTTCATACTGAGACACAACACTCAACACAATAGCCTTGGTATCTTATGCATCCAAAAGATCTCCTAAAGGAGGTTCCGCCTAAACGCCTGGTGGTGCTGAGGTGGGCAAGAAGCTCATGATCTGAGATGGTAGCTGCCTCTTTATCGtgcagcttctctctgtttGCCTCAGTATGGCTGCTCTCACATGTTTCACACACATCACTAACCAGAACAGAACAACAATGCATCCTTTACACCAGTTGAATAAAGGCACAATGCTGCACCCTGGGTCTACAGAGCATTGGTCTAATGCTGTATGAACATGTTTGAGtgtaaatacaataaaaatgtgttctCTCCCACCAGAGGATGGACATCAAGCTAAGTAACATCCAGGAGAAGATAAACCAGGGTCAgaatcctcttcctctcttcacaTGTCTGCATGTCAAACCGGACGTTTCTGAGCTCATGTTTGCAGGTAAATTCggcatttatttttaaacatgttaaatTGTGTGTTGCTTCTACACTGCACCCTTCAAAATAGCTACCGGTACATGTAATGAGGAACTGCAGACGATGAGATGAGCATGGACACATGCAAAAGAGCCAAGCTGTACATTTCCTTATAATGCTGCTGTGCTACCACAAACAGGATGTGGCATGACGGGGTGGGCTTTCATCCAGCGACGGCTCTGCGGCAGCTAGATAGCAGCTGGGCCGTATCAAGAAATTGAGTAGTGTTCACAAGGTCATGGTGTGGAGTTTGGGTTAGCCCCATGTTATACAGCACTTCCTCATTGCTGATGTGGCAAGTGTAGAATGTAGAGGGACAAAAGGACATTTCAGTTTAATGATCGTGGATAGATTCtgagaaaattaattaaaataacaaGTAATAATTTACAGGAACTCACAGCCCAAGAAGGCAACAATCACCCTCAGGGTTTAGGTGACAGTACAATAGGtcttactaaaaaaaaaaagaaaagagaaaagaaagagataAGGAGACCACGTGCATGCTATTTGTTATTTCCGGTTTTGGTGAGACTGATATGTATCAGGGTGAGGCCAAACTTGTTCCCAATCTagaaatacatgtttttctATTGTTAGCTGTGAATATCACACCTTAATTTAAAAATAGTCCTCATAAAGTAAAGACTGGAGAGTTGTCCTTTTGACTCTACTCAAGACAGCTCCGGTAAAGCTCAGCAGTGAAGTAATCCGCAGAGTTAATTACTGTCTGAAAGGTTACAGAGGTGTTCCTATTGTcttcacatgtgtctgtgtggatgtttgtgtgcatttctgCAGCTATTTGTGGTAACAACAATCAGTGCCTTTCTAGGTATAGGGTGGGGCCCCTGGGGCCAAACTGACCTTTGGGGCCTTAATGACCCCCTTAAGTTTCAGCCTACTCTGCACGCACTATGGCTGCCTGCTAGTGTTAGGTCTAAAtatatacagacacagacactcatgACACAGCATGACACATTTGGTAAAGATACAGAACCACCTCTTGCTGTAATGCTAGAAGAACAGGAGGTAATATAATAACAATACATAACATCAATGGCAGCATATAGACACTGTTCTTGAGTTGCATTGATTGATGGCTTTTTTACTTTCTTACTTTCTTAGCTTTCAGTGGTCAGTATTCATGTGCCTGCTTTTTACATGTGTGTTCCTGTCTACCTGCAGACTGGGTGGAGTTCAGCCCGTATGAAATTGGAATGGCAAAGTACGGCACCTTCATGACCCCCGACTTGTTCGGAAGCAAGTTTTTCATGGGGACTGTGGTGAAGAAATATGAGGAGAACCCCCTCCACTTCCTGATGGGTGAGGAAGATGTTTTCATCTTCAGCTCTCAGAAAACCCTCCTTCATAATACTAACATGTGGTGTGTGGTGTTCCAGGTGTGTGGGGAAGCGCCTTCTCTATCCTGTTCAACAGAGTGCTGGGAGTCAAGGacacagcaggtggcagtacCATGGAGGAGGAGTTAGGTAattatttctgtctgtttggACTGATCTGCAGTGGagtaaattttttttattatttttatatacatCACATCAGCAGATGGAATTTGCTCACCTGTTTGAAGGGAAAACTTCTTTCTCTATGTACATTGTTTAAACTCCCTATCTATTCTGTCCAATGTATTTGCTTGCAGTGCTTGACTTTGGCAGGTACTCACCTGTATGCAGTCCAAAACTGTCAGACTTTTTATTAGTCTGGCATTTTTGGCAAGTTGCTGTTTCTTTGTACACCCTCAGCCTTCATGGAAAACCCGTAATGGCcccattaataataataataataagattaAACTGCAGTCCCCAGGAGGCCTCACCTGTACCCGTTCTCATTGGCCTGCAGTGATATTGGCCGGTGTCCAAATGGGCAGAAAGACGCCAAACCCTTCCCAACCAgatgcaggcaggcagccaGTTAACGTAACTTCCTTCTTTCACTGAGGTGGTGTCACGTTGTTTTCATCGTCCCTCTGCGTCCCTTCATCGCAGGTCTAATTTCCTCTTTTTACACCACAGTGTAAATAACCTGAGGACAA containing:
- the ptgs2b gene encoding prostaglandin G/H synthase 2, producing the protein MNTLTSAAFLLAFLGFLVCEGANPCCSEPCQNRGVCTALGSDNYECDCTRTGFYGQNCTTPEFLTWLKVTLKPSPNTIHYILTHFKGFWNIINNISFLRDAIMSYVLTSRSHLIDSPPTYNADYGYKSWEAYSNLSYYTRTLPPVPEDCPTPMGAVGKKELPDVKLLAEKLLMRRQFIPDPQGTSLMFAFFAQHFTHQFFKSDMKKGPAFTQAKGHGVDLSHIYGDTLERQHKLRLFKDGKLKYQTVDGEMYPPTVKEVGVDMHYPPHVPESYRFAVGHEAFGLVPGLMMYATIWLREHNRVCDVLKEVHPYWDDERLFQTTRLILIGETIKIVIEDYVQHLSGYHFKLKFDPELLFNQRFQYQNRIASEFNTLYHWHPLMPDSFHIEEKDYSYKEFVFNTSVVTEHGIGNLVESFTKQIAGRVAGGRNVPTAILYVAMKSIEHSRQMRYQSLNAYRKRFSMKPYSSFEDLTGEKEMAAVLEEMYGHVDAVELYPGLLVEKPRSNAIFGETMVEMGAPFSLKGLMGNAICSPEYWKPSTFGGSVGFNIINTASLQNLVCNNVRGPCPVASFHVPDVKETGSMIINSSTSHSGGSDINPTVILKERTTEL
- the pla2g4ab gene encoding cytosolic phospholipase A2 — its product is MASNIIVEQQISHKFTVTVVRAESVTKGALGDLLDTPDPYVELFIPTAPESRKRTKHIDNNINPKWNETFHFILDPNQQNVLELTLMDANYVMDETLGTASFDISKLRVGQTKMEAFLIGKATKVFLEMLLEICTNLDLRFSLALCDKEKRFRQARRERVMLGIKKLLDMEKPRFLPSSPEEVPVIAIAGSGGGFRAMVGFSGVMKALFESGVLDCATYIAGLSGSTWYMSTLYSHPDFPNKGPKDINNELMKRVSSNPLRLLLPQHITNYIQALWTKKASGQPVTFTDVFGMLIGETLIPARMDIKLSNIQEKINQGQNPLPLFTCLHVKPDVSELMFADWVEFSPYEIGMAKYGTFMTPDLFGSKFFMGTVVKKYEENPLHFLMGVWGSAFSILFNRVLGVKDTAGGSTMEEELEQIKPQHIVGEDSLDNDDEPRKAGTENQEAEEEFHRTAQASWVQRMLTSFISDSSLFNTREGRAGKVHNFMLGLNLNTSVPFSPVSEVTCHAPTPEEEVDAVTDPDEFDRIYEPLDVKSKKIHVVDSGLTYNLPYPLLLRQQRGVDLIISFDFSARPSDSSPPFKELLLAEKWARMNKLPFPKIDPKVFDREGLKECYVFKPKKGEKNCPTVIHFVLVNINFRQFKAPGVPRETEKEKELADFDIFDDPESPFSTFNFQYSNEAFTRLHDLMEFNTLNNLEVIKEAIKDCIVSRKENPSCRPFPLSLSDIPKKKFFKRDSNSKPWSHLGNNDE